The following proteins come from a genomic window of Phycodurus eques isolate BA_2022a chromosome 9, UOR_Pequ_1.1, whole genome shotgun sequence:
- the gpr151 gene encoding G-protein coupled receptor 151, which produces MNKLSGNNSTVMNSSLTKWSFNDGGSFQHLDPSELRVLVPAILGIICVLGLACNLTAMAILFSNAHKGKLSLINSLIFNLMFADSLVLLFTVPFRAASYSRASWTLGWVVCKTSNWFFHSCLAAKSFTVAVMAKACYRYVSNPTKQVSIHFGSILVVFFFIWLSACSVPIPHWLFATLQRGLHGLMCVLQVPPEAWGFMFVYIKAYPLGVYCAPLSFSLLYIWKAYSQCQRRSSKTQNLRTQIRSRKLTLMLFNLTVATAILWLPQWVVWVWERLSADGATGGSQNFISPPPVLIALSAQLLTFSLSLINPLIVVCLSEEFREGYRGLWRRLTLRKHPPSKPGPHKPTSLQSPCPRPETSGQQRSERSIGSSSTKPETSRDTQPEQGAVRGGGDVDKDGLILPDVEQFWHERESGSHLDENDPVPWDHQDHHERN; this is translated from the coding sequence ATGAACAAACTGTCTGGGAACAATTCGACGGTGATGAACAGCTCCTTAACCAAGTGGTCATTCAACGATGGCGGCTCTTTTCAACATTTGGACCCCAGCGAGCTGAGGGTCCTGGTGCCGGCCATCCTGGGTATCATTTGTGTCCTGGGCTTGGCATGTAATTTAACCGCCATGGCCATCTTGTTCTCCAACGCCCACAAGGGCAAACTGTCCCTCATCAACTCCCTCATCTTCAACTTGATGTTCGCCGACAGCCTGGTGCTGCTCTTTACCGTGCCCTTTCGGGCCGCCTCCTACTCCAGAGCCAGCTGGACTCTGGGCTGGGTGGTGTGCAAGACATCCAACTGGTTCTTTCACTCGTGCCTGGCGGCCAAGAGCTTCACGGTGGCCGTCATGGCAAAAGCCTGCTACCGCTACGTGTCCAACCCCACCAAGCAGGTGAGCATCCACTTTGGTTCCATCCTCGTGGTGTTCTTTTTCATCTGGCTGTCGGCTTGCAGCGTCCCCATCCCTCACTGGCTCTTTGCTACCCTGCAACGAGGGCTCCACGGGCTCATGTGTGTGCTGCAGGTCCCCCCTGAAGCATGGGGGTTCATGTTTGTGTACATAAAGGCATACCCACTGGGAGTGTACTGTGCCCCCCTCAGCTTTTCCCTGCTGTACATCTGGAAGGCTTACAGCCAGTGCCAGCGCCGCTCCAGTAAGACTCAGAATCTGCGCACACAGATCAGGTCCAGGAAGCTCACCTTGATGCTCTTCAACCTCACCGTAGCCACTGCCATCCTCTGGCTTCCACAGTGGGTGGTGTGGGTTTGGGAGCGCCTCTCGGCAGACGGAGCGACAGGAGGCTCGCAGAACTTCATCTCACCTCCTCCTGTTCTCATCGCCCTCTCGGCACAGCTGCTCACCTTCTCGCTGTCGCTCATCAACCCCCTCATCGTGGTCTGCCTCTCCGAGGAGTTCCGAGAGGGCTACCGCGGGCTGTGGAGGCGCCTCACCCTGCGCAAGCATCCTCCCTCCAAGCCCGGACCTCACAAACCCACCTCGCTTCAGTCACCTTGTCCCAGACCAGAGACCTCTGGCCAGCAGAGGAGTGAGAGGAGCATTGGATCATCAAGCACCAAGCCGGAAACCAGCAGAGATACCCAGCCGGAGCAAGGCGCAGTGAGAGGAGGAGGCGATGTCGACAAAGATGGGCTCATCCTGCCCGACGTGGAGCAGTTCTGGCACGAGAGGGAGTCCGGATCACATTTGGATGAAAATGACCCAGTGCCGTGGGACCATCAGGACCACCACGAGAGAAATTAA